The following nucleotide sequence is from uncultured Draconibacterium sp..
TTGGTCACGGGACGCGCCTCAATTTCAAACGATTTTAGATCAAACTCTCCCGAAGTTTTGGTTGCGTTCCAACGGGCAAAATCGGCGGATGGACTAATGTATTTCACTTTAAAATCGAACTCCTGTCCATCAAGACCGGGAATAACGGCTTCAAACACACTTCCCATTTTAAAATAAGTCATATAATCTTCGCGGATGTAAAGTGTTACCCAAATATCATCGAGATCGAGAATAGTTACTACCGGGAAACCGGTTGCAACCAATTCTCCTTCTTCAACATTTACTCCCGACACTTCACCGTCCGCAATAGCGTTAATTGTTGTTTCTTCCAGGTAAGCTTCCACTTCGGCAATGGCAGCATCGGCACGTTTTACCATTGCAGCAGCTGCCTCTTTATCTTCGTCGCGGGCACCCTTTTCAGCTTTCTGCCAAATGGCTTTCGCCGCATTTGCTGTTTCGCGGGCGGCTTTCATTTGTGTCTCAACCTCGTCGCGTTTTTGTGCCGGCACCACTCCTTCATCGAATAAATTCTGAATGCGTGCAAATGTCTTTTCTGCAAACTGGGCAGCTGCCTCGGCTTTTACATATGTACTGTAGGCTGCGGTAATATCCTCTTGCTGTGCTCCGTTTTGTGCTTTGCGGCTTTGTGCGCTTGCTGCTGTGCGGGCGGCATTTGCATTAGCCAGTTTGGCATTAATCTCGGGGCTATCAATTGAAAAAATAAAGTCGCCCTTTTTAACTTTCTGTCCACGGTCAACAGCAACTTTCTGTATTCTGCCGGGAACTTTTGAGGCAATATTGTATTGCTGAGCCTCAACCTCTCCTTGCAGAATTACAGGCTCGGGTTTGGTTACAACAATAAATGTGTACACTATAAATGCTACGATAGCTACAAGTACAATTATTGAGCTTAACGTCTTCTTATTCATATCCTCTGTTTTTGCTTTTGTTTTTAAAGTGATTCGGTTACAGTATTATCTCCACTTGAGAAATCGATGTATTGTTCGGGAACACCCGCTGTTTGAAGGAAATTCGCCAAACCAACATCGTAATTGTATAAAACACTAAGGCGTAATGTTTTTACTTGCAATACTTTTGTGGTGGCCTCAACCACATCGGTAGAAGTTGCAAATCCTTCGTTAAAGGCTGTCTCGGTACTTTGGCGGTATTCGTTTGCCAACTCAAGCGTTGTTTCCAATTCGGTTTTTTGCTCCATTTGCATTTGCAATTCGTTGTAAAGTTTTACCAAATACGCTTCCAAATCGTTGTTGGCTTTTTGCTCCGCGTATTCAACCTGGTTGTGCAAAGTTTCGCTGGCCAAAATGTTGTTTTTGCGACTCATTCCCTCAAACAAATTCCACTTCATTCCAATACCAAGCTCCCATTCGGGCATGTAAGGAGAAAAGTTTTTATCGGCAATGTTGTAATTTCCCATTGCTGCAATAGTTGGTAAATATTCGTTTTTTTCTACCCGGTGTTTTATCTCAACAAGCTCCTTTTTCCCTTGTATCTGTTTCAGTTGAGGATTTAACTCTTTGGCCCGATCAAGCCATGCAGCCAGTCCGGTTAATTCGTTATTGATAAACAAATTATTAGCCGGAATAACCTGCCCGATCGAATCGGTAGCCAATGTTGCTTTTAAGCCGGTACGTAATATTTCAACATTCCGAACTGCCTGCTTCACTTCGCGTTCTGCCTCACTTTTTGCCACCTCGGCATGCAGTAATTCAACTTTTGCAATCATTCCGTTATCGAATAATTTTTTTGCATCGTTGTAGTGGCTCTCCATACTTTTCAGCATTTCTTTACGAAGTTTTTCCACCTGCAATCCGAGGGCAAGCCCATAATAACGCGTAACCAGCTCCGTGAGCAGAACACCTTCAGCATGACGCAATTCCTGCTGGCTAATACCCAGGTTTACCTCGGCAGCCTGGTTCGCTCCATTAATTTTGCTTCCGGCATAAATTGGCATCGCAAAACTCGCTGTCAGCAATGCAAAATTCTTTTCCTGGATAATTTCATCCCAGTCGTGGGCTGCAATCTCTTCGCCTCCTTCAAGTAATTGCTGACGTACGATTTGCGTACTCATGTCGTCACTCAAATAAGGATACATCGCATTGGTTGCCGGATCGGGATTTGGCACACCACTAAAAACACCGTAATTACCAAGTGTTTCGTACAAGGGACTAATGGCTTCACCTACAGGAGTTAAATCAAGATGCAAGGGATCGGACATTGCCACGGCGGTTGCATTCAGCGAAACCTGCGGCAAACGCATTCCTCTTTTCGACTTGATCTCGAATTCTTTCTGCCTGATCTCTTCTTTTTGGCGTAACAGTGCCGGATTTTGTTCCAGCATAATTTGCATGGCCTGATCGAATGACAACAATTGGTCCTGTGGCTGCCCGTGAACCGTTATTCCCACTACCAACAGCAGCAAGAATAATAAAACTGTTTTCTGTTGTTTAATTGTTTTCATTTCTGGTATTGTAAGCTGTATTTTATTGTTTTCTTATTTCAAGAACTTAAAAATCATCTTTAACAAATGCTGAATATCTGATTCGGTAATTGTTTCCTGATGACCGTGTTTATATTTTTGATTGATAAACTGAATGGTGAGCAGCACTAAAACCAAATACAAATCACTAACTGTTAGCTCGTTATCAAACGTATCGTTTGACCGGCCAATCTGCAGCAACTTGTCGATTAACGTTAAGGTATTTTCATGAATTTCCTGATCGATTATAAATGTATAATCGTTGGTTAGCACGTATAAAAACTTCACCCGGATGGGCTGTTCATTAGCATACTGCACAAAATGACGAATCAGGTTTTCAATAGTTTCAAAAACTGGTTTTTCAGGTACTATTAAGGTTTCAAAAAAGCCGAACACTTCGCTGTAAACCTCTTGTAAAATGGTATTTACCAGCTCGTACTTACCTTTGTAATGCATATAAAAATAGCCTGATGCCACTTGTGCATCTGTTGAAATCAATGCCACCGAAGCTCCTCCAAAACCATTATCAACCACCAGTTTCATGGTCGACTGTTTTAGTCTGTCAATTTTTGTTTGATCTGTAATTCGTGCCATATCTTCGAATTAATAAATGAACGTTCATTCATTTATGCAAATGTAATGGCTTTTTAATAATGGCTGGTGGTTCTTTTACTGAAATGATAAAATTTTAGGATGAAATAACATTAACAAGCACAAAAAAACCGGATTCATATGAATCCGGTTTTCAGTGAAAATATTGTTTGCTTAAACAAAAAGCTTCGCATTAATATTATCGATACTTGCTTCTACACCTTCAAAAGGTTTTCCGTTACCCTGGTTGTCGTCTTCAACAAAGAAGTATTTCATACCAGCTGTTTCACGAGCATCGTAAATTCGTTTATAATCTGCAACACCGGCACCAACAGAAACAATATCGTCTTTGTCTACAGTATAGAATGGTTCAACAACCTCGTCGCCCATGCCTTTAAAATGAAGCAGCTGGAAGCGTCCCGGATATTTATTGAACATCTCAACAGGATCCTGACCTGCTTTCATTGCCCAATAGCAATCCAATTCCATAGTAATCAAATCGGCATCCATTTCTTTCAGGAATACATCGTAGTAAGGTACCATTCCGTCGGTTGGTTTAAACTCGAAGTTATGGTTATGGTAACCAAACTGAATACCCACATTTTTCATGATCTCACCAACTTTATTCCACTCGGCAATCATTTTTTTGTAGGTTTCAATATTACGGTCTTTTTCTTCTATCCAAGGCTGAACACAAAATTCTACACCAATTTCGGCGTGTGCATCGGCCATTTTCTGAGCGCTTGCTGTAGTAATTCCTTCGGCTTCAACACTGGTATGGCTACTTACCACTTTCATTCCATTGTCTTCTACCATTTTTTGGAATTCTTTTGGCTCAACGCCATAAAATTTACCATCGGCATACGAAGCCATTTCAACAAATTTGTATCCCATATCGGCAATTTTCTTCAACGAACCGGCTGCATCGGCTGCCATTGCATCGCGAATACTGTACAGCTGAAGACCAACACCCATTCCGGTTGCTGCTTTTACTACCTCTGCTGCTTGCTCAACAGGTTTCTTTCCACCCGAGCCGCAAGCATAAGTTCCAAGTGCCAAAACACCTACTGTACCTGCCGTAGAAATTCTCAGAAATTCTCTTCTATTCTTCATGATTCTTGCTTTAGTTAGTTATACTGTATAAAATTTATTTCATTTAGAACTCTAAAAATAATGAGTTATTTTTTTGAGAGGGACTAAAATTATAAAGATTTTGCAGAAAATACCAAATTCAGTCGAATATGTCGTAGTTACACAACAACAATTAATAAGAGCGTTACGCAATGCTTATTATTTTTTTAGATGAATTAAAACGGGAAACCGATACTAAAATGAAAGCGTGTTTCGCTATCTTGATTATTTTGTGAAACCAGCAGTTGAATTGGTCCTAACAAAGAATCGTATTTTAAGCCAAAACTATAGCCCCAAATATTATGACCAAATGGCTGTGTTGTTATATGGTCGAATAAATCCTGGTAAGTATCGGCAATAGATGCCACATTTACTTTTGTTGTAAGGTATAATCCGGTTGTTACTTCCCAACTTAGTGTCGATTTTGCCAAAGCATAGTTGTAGGTATAAATTTCGGCAAAATTAAATCCGGCCAGGTCTTTAAACTGCAATTTACTGGGGCCAAATTGTGATCCGCCCAACATATAAAGACCATTTGCGCCCGACTCTTTGGAGCTAAATCCTGCACCAGCCTGAAAATTATAGGTAAGTTTATCTGCAAAAGTTTTATACCAGTTATGATCAACCGACAGCGTAGCATATCGATGATTTATTTCACCAATTAAATAGTCGCGCGGCTCTGAAGTCTTTAAATCCATTTGGCTGTTGGCCGATAAAATATGCTGAAAATTAATATTTAGCTTAATCCCTCTTTTCGGGAAATAAAGATCATCAGTAGTATTAACCCGATAATAAAGCTGATAGCCCCAATCATGTGATTTCAGGTAATCAAAATCAGCCTCCGGATATATTGATTGTAAATCGAGGCGTGGTGTTAAACGGTTGTATTTGTAAAAAGCATTGCCACCTAACTGATGGTTTAAGCCAAATAAATACTCTAGCCCGTATCCTCCGTCAAAATACCCACGTTTGTAGTTTCCCAGCCTTTTGCCGGCGTTATAAAACGGAAGTTTATAGCTATAACTATTCATAAAAAAATAATCTGTAAGCCTTTGTTTCTTTCCAACAAACTTATTCAGTTTAATCTCCATTCCGGGATTTTCGGCAATGTTAACGGAAAACAACATACGTGTTGCCGGGGCAATCATATTTCGTAAGGTAAAGTTTGTGGTTATTCCCACACCTAAGTCATCGTCGTATCTCGGAGCCAGTTTTACCATTGCCCGCGGCGTTTCTTTAATGCTAAACAATAGGTTATAACTACCCGGTTCGGCCATTTCATATAGCGAATAGGTGAGTTTGGCGAAGTGCCTTGTTCCGTACATAAAATCAATGGCTTCATCAATATCTTTGTAGCTTACCGAGTCGCCTGCTTCCAATCCTGATTTTGACAAAACAAAGCTTTTATTCAGGTATTGCAATCCTTCAATTTCTATGGCCGCCAATTTTATTCTTTTTGGTTGTTGAATTTTTTCAACGGGCTCAAAAATTCGATTGTTTTTTAGGGCAAGTGCTTTTAGCTGGTTAAATTGCTCGCGGGCGGCATCCTCCCCAGCTTGTTGAATTTCCATACCTTTCCCAAAATCGGCAGCTGTGTAATCGTGTAAATCAGGAATGATCAATACATCGCACTTAGGAAATTGTTCCCGTGCGTCAACTATTCCTCCCAAGGCTATCGATCGTTGTAAAATATCAGTCATCGAATTTATATCGTCAACCGTTATATCATTCTGGAAGCCGACATAAACACCTATAATAATATCTGCCCCCATGTTAATCGCTTCCTGAACCGGGAAATTTCGGGCAACACCTCCGTCAACCAATAACATCGAGTCCATTTGTACGGGCGAAAAAACGGTTGGAATCGACATACTAGACCGAATTGCACGGACTAAATCGCCGGAACTGTGCTCAATGGTTTCTCCCGAAATCATATCAACCGACATGCAGTGAAAAGGAATAGGCAGCTGATTAAAATCTTCGTGGGCAGTAAGTGGCCAAAACAGTTCGGAGAAATAGGCTTCCAGGTGTTGTCCGTTTATCAGTCCGGCAGGTAGGTTTACTTTATTTTCCCTGATCGGAATTTCAAACAGGTACTTTTTGGTTTCCAGTTTTTCATCCATTGCAACGCTGCGCAACCGTTCTTTGTCGGTTAACAACAAATCCCAATTGGCATTTAAATTAATTTGTGTCAGGTCTTCGGCTGTGTATCCTGCAGCATACAAACTTCCAACAATGCTTCCCATACTTGTTCCGGTAATAATATCAGGAGTAATTCCGGCTTCTTCCAGAACCTTTAGCACACCAATGTGGGCAAGTCCTTTGGCTCCACCTCCGCTTAAAACCAAAGCAACTTTTGGTTTGTCCGATGTATTATTTTCTTGAGGATAGACAGGATAAGCAGCCAATAGAAAAAATATAATGGCTACGAGAGAATAAGTTGTGAGGATTGAATTTTTCATGCCCCGATGGCTTAGTTAATTTCTGTTTTTCTTAAAATTAAAATAACCCGGGCCAAAACAAGACAATAATTCCGGCTCCTGTTTATTTTAATCGCATGAATTTAAGAAATTAACCAATTCGTGCACATCTTTTTTTGATGAAAATGGATAACCACCTTTGGTTTGTAATGAGTAAATATTATGATATAAAATACTCTCTTTCTGAGGTGTAGCATCTTCAATCATTGCAATCGCTTCCTGGTATAACTGGTCTCTGTTCTTCATTCTTACGCTAGTTTAACTGACAAATATATTATAATCTTACAGATAGTACCTGCATTTTAGTTATTTCCCAACCCATTCTTTGAACTCGGTAGCTTTTAAGCGGCTAATCGTAATGGGCTCATCAAATGGCGGAATTAACCGCAAAATTAATTTGCCTCCAAAATGGTTTTCAAATTTTCGTATAGCATCAATGTGCACAATCGAACTCCGGTTGGTTCGAAAAAATAATTCAGGATCAAGCTGTTCCTCCAGCTTTTCAATAGTTAAATCAATTACATGCTCTTTGCCCTGAAACGTTACTGCTGTAGTTACCCGGTTTTCGGTATAAAACCATGCCACATCCTCAACGTCGAGTTTAAAATACGATGTTGCTCCACTTATCAGAAAACGCTTTCGGTATTTCTTTTCTCCTGAAGAGATGGCCTGAAGCAGCTCTTTATAATCGGGCGCTGCCGCCGGGGTTTCGTTCGGTACCGAAATCATGTGTTCAAACTTTTCAATGGCCAAACGAAGCTTTTCTTCTTTCATCGGTTTTAGTAAATAATCGATGCTGTTTACCTGAAAAGCGCGCAGAGCAAATTCGTCGTAAGCTGTTGTAAAAATTACCATACTTTCAACATTCACCTGGTCGAATATCGAGAAACTAATACCATCGGTTAACTGAATATCCATAAAAATCAAGTCGGGTGCCGGATTACTTTTCAGCCAGGTAACCGTACTTTTCACACTTTCAAACCAATCAACAATTTGCCAATCGGGCCGCAGTTTCTCAACCATTCCCCTTAGCAAACGGTAGTTGTGCAATTCATCTTCAACAATAATAACTCTCACAATCTGCATTTTTAATTCAACTCGGCAATATTTTCGTGTATTTTATACTACTGCAATATCTGCTATATTCTTTTATTCTACTGTAATCCATGTCGCACAAAACAACTACAAAAGAGGCACTTTCACCTCGAAACGTTTTTCGTCGTACTGAACAACAATTTCTTTTTCTGTTAATATTTCGTATCGTTTTACCAGGTTTCTCAATCCTGTTTTTGTAGAATAAGAAGCGTCTCTTCGGTTCAAATTATTCGAAACCACCAGGCAATCATCCTCAACAAAGAGTTTTATTTCCAACGGCGTTTCGCGACTTGTAATGTTGTGTTTAATGGCGTTTTCTATTAGCAACTGCCCGGTTAACGGAGCAATTTCTTTGTCGAAAACATCGGTAGGCACAAGCGAATCAACATTAATTCCTTCGCCAAGGCGCTCTTTATGCAGGGCACAATAGGCTTTCATAAAATCAAGTTCCTCACCCAGTTTCACGAGGCGTTTATCTTTACTCTGCAAAACATACCTATACACATCGGTAAAGTTTTCGGTAAACTCAACTGCCACATCCGGATCGTATATGATTAACGATTTTAATACACTCAGGTTGTTAAACAGAAAATGTGGATTCAACTGGTCTTGCAACGAATTGTAATCCATTCGCAGTTTTTCGCGTTTCATTTCTGCAATTTGTTCCTGCGAATCGAACCACTTTTGCGTAAAACGTGCAATGGTTAACGAATTGGCCACCATTTGAACAAAAACCAAACCGGTAACCATTCCCATTATAACACCCGAGCGCGAATCTTGAAGTGTTAGTTTTGGTTCGACAAAATACATAATGCCACGATGCGCGACATACAGAAATAATATCCCGACGCTGATTTGCAGAAATAGCCGCAGTTTTATTTTTTTAGGAACCGGCAGAAACCGCTCCAGTATATTATCGAGGATTATTTGTAATTCGGCAGCTACATTAAAAGCCAGGATAACTACCACATAAATAATTGGCGGTATTTTAACCTGCAATTCTTCCGGTATTCGGGTAACATACGAAATAAAGTGCAGCACAAGTACAGCAATCACACTTATGATAGCAAAGCGCCCTAATATACTTAGTGGCTCGTAACTGGGCAGCCTCATTGCCAGGTTTTGCTTTTTCTTGCTATGTAACTCCAAACATTTCATCGTCGTTCAAACAATACTCTATTTTTCTTCTTCGGGCATATAAAGGTTACCGGTAACACTTTGCCATTTGGTTTTCAGCACCTCAAAATTGGCAATGGTTTGTGTTAACTGTGCTTTTGCCTGCACCCATTGTGCCTGCGCATTCAACATATCGGTGGTAGTATTTAAACCAACCTCAAAACTTGCCTCGGTTTCTTCCATACTTTCCTCGGCCTCGTCAACACTTTTTTGTGCCAACCGAATGGATTCGAAGGCTTCTTCAACCTGTACCTTTACCTGCATCACTTCAAGATTAATCAAATCATTTGTATGTTGCAAATCGGTTTCGGCCTGTTGCACTTTTAACTGGGCTGCCCGTTGTTTCTTTTTGCCCTGCCCCCACTGAAAAATCGGGATAGAAACCTGTGCTGCCAACATGGGCTGAAAATCAATTTCCTCATACAAATCTTTTACCCAGTAACTGGTGTATTGCGCACTTACTCCCACGGTTGGTAAATAATCAGCACGAGTAATTTTGGCATCTAACTCCGAAATCTCTTTTTGTTTTTCCAGAATCTTCAATTCATTTCGGTTGTTGGTGGCCTGCACTAATCCATCTTCCAGGTTAAATAATTTTACCTTGTCATCAGTTTCGTGGCTAATTTGAATTTCGGTGTCCAAGGGTTGCCCCAAAATCTGATTTAGATACATTTTGGCAACTTTTAAACCGTTACGTGCTTTCAGTAAATTTAATTCGGCTTCGTTTTTTTGCACAGTTACCCGCAACTTTTCACTTGC
It contains:
- a CDS encoding efflux RND transporter periplasmic adaptor subunit; the protein is MNKKTLSSIIVLVAIVAFIVYTFIVVTKPEPVILQGEVEAQQYNIASKVPGRIQKVAVDRGQKVKKGDFIFSIDSPEINAKLANANAARTAASAQSRKAQNGAQQEDITAAYSTYVKAEAAAQFAEKTFARIQNLFDEGVVPAQKRDEVETQMKAARETANAAKAIWQKAEKGARDEDKEAAAAMVKRADAAIAEVEAYLEETTINAIADGEVSGVNVEEGELVATGFPVVTILDLDDIWVTLYIREDYMTYFKMGSVFEAVIPGLDGQEFDFKVKYISPSADFARWNATKTSGEFDLKSFEIEARPVTKIEGLRPGMTAVVTLPETK
- a CDS encoding TolC family protein; its protein translation is MKTIKQQKTVLLFLLLLVVGITVHGQPQDQLLSFDQAMQIMLEQNPALLRQKEEIRQKEFEIKSKRGMRLPQVSLNATAVAMSDPLHLDLTPVGEAISPLYETLGNYGVFSGVPNPDPATNAMYPYLSDDMSTQIVRQQLLEGGEEIAAHDWDEIIQEKNFALLTASFAMPIYAGSKINGANQAAEVNLGISQQELRHAEGVLLTELVTRYYGLALGLQVEKLRKEMLKSMESHYNDAKKLFDNGMIAKVELLHAEVAKSEAEREVKQAVRNVEILRTGLKATLATDSIGQVIPANNLFINNELTGLAAWLDRAKELNPQLKQIQGKKELVEIKHRVEKNEYLPTIAAMGNYNIADKNFSPYMPEWELGIGMKWNLFEGMSRKNNILASETLHNQVEYAEQKANNDLEAYLVKLYNELQMQMEQKTELETTLELANEYRQSTETAFNEGFATSTDVVEATTKVLQVKTLRLSVLYNYDVGLANFLQTAGVPEQYIDFSSGDNTVTESL
- a CDS encoding sugar phosphate isomerase/epimerase, with protein sequence MKNRREFLRISTAGTVGVLALGTYACGSGGKKPVEQAAEVVKAATGMGVGLQLYSIRDAMAADAAGSLKKIADMGYKFVEMASYADGKFYGVEPKEFQKMVEDNGMKVVSSHTSVEAEGITTASAQKMADAHAEIGVEFCVQPWIEEKDRNIETYKKMIAEWNKVGEIMKNVGIQFGYHNHNFEFKPTDGMVPYYDVFLKEMDADLITMELDCYWAMKAGQDPVEMFNKYPGRFQLLHFKGMGDEVVEPFYTVDKDDIVSVGAGVADYKRIYDARETAGMKYFFVEDDNQGNGKPFEGVEASIDNINAKLFV
- a CDS encoding patatin-like phospholipase family protein gives rise to the protein MKNSILTTYSLVAIIFFLLAAYPVYPQENNTSDKPKVALVLSGGGAKGLAHIGVLKVLEEAGITPDIITGTSMGSIVGSLYAAGYTAEDLTQINLNANWDLLLTDKERLRSVAMDEKLETKKYLFEIPIRENKVNLPAGLINGQHLEAYFSELFWPLTAHEDFNQLPIPFHCMSVDMISGETIEHSSGDLVRAIRSSMSIPTVFSPVQMDSMLLVDGGVARNFPVQEAINMGADIIIGVYVGFQNDITVDDINSMTDILQRSIALGGIVDAREQFPKCDVLIIPDLHDYTAADFGKGMEIQQAGEDAAREQFNQLKALALKNNRIFEPVEKIQQPKRIKLAAIEIEGLQYLNKSFVLSKSGLEAGDSVSYKDIDEAIDFMYGTRHFAKLTYSLYEMAEPGSYNLLFSIKETPRAMVKLAPRYDDDLGVGITTNFTLRNMIAPATRMLFSVNIAENPGMEIKLNKFVGKKQRLTDYFFMNSYSYKLPFYNAGKRLGNYKRGYFDGGYGLEYLFGLNHQLGGNAFYKYNRLTPRLDLQSIYPEADFDYLKSHDWGYQLYYRVNTTDDLYFPKRGIKLNINFQHILSANSQMDLKTSEPRDYLIGEINHRYATLSVDHNWYKTFADKLTYNFQAGAGFSSKESGANGLYMLGGSQFGPSKLQFKDLAGFNFAEIYTYNYALAKSTLSWEVTTGLYLTTKVNVASIADTYQDLFDHITTQPFGHNIWGYSFGLKYDSLLGPIQLLVSQNNQDSETRFHFSIGFPF
- a CDS encoding LytTR family DNA-binding domain-containing protein, with translation MRVIIVEDELHNYRLLRGMVEKLRPDWQIVDWFESVKSTVTWLKSNPAPDLIFMDIQLTDGISFSIFDQVNVESMVIFTTAYDEFALRAFQVNSIDYLLKPMKEEKLRLAIEKFEHMISVPNETPAAAPDYKELLQAISSGEKKYRKRFLISGATSYFKLDVEDVAWFYTENRVTTAVTFQGKEHVIDLTIEKLEEQLDPELFFRTNRSSIVHIDAIRKFENHFGGKLILRLIPPFDEPITISRLKATEFKEWVGK
- a CDS encoding histidine kinase, with translation MKCLELHSKKKQNLAMRLPSYEPLSILGRFAIISVIAVLVLHFISYVTRIPEELQVKIPPIIYVVVILAFNVAAELQIILDNILERFLPVPKKIKLRLFLQISVGILFLYVAHRGIMYFVEPKLTLQDSRSGVIMGMVTGLVFVQMVANSLTIARFTQKWFDSQEQIAEMKREKLRMDYNSLQDQLNPHFLFNNLSVLKSLIIYDPDVAVEFTENFTDVYRYVLQSKDKRLVKLGEELDFMKAYCALHKERLGEGINVDSLVPTDVFDKEIAPLTGQLLIENAIKHNITSRETPLEIKLFVEDDCLVVSNNLNRRDASYSTKTGLRNLVKRYEILTEKEIVVQYDEKRFEVKVPLL
- a CDS encoding TolC family protein translates to MNQSIKYITGIAVFLLMAFSGYSQTVMTLEDCREQAVAFNKELKNAALQNREALVNQEVARTAYLPSVGFSSSLMHRPGMDAINMPGYFLPTADSEDAAMNGDFSGTSDVWNPGINIDLGSLTLINSGFEVNQAIYAGGKIRYSNQQADAGVSIAEMALNMKYSEVIEETDRAFWQVATVEENIIIAGEYIKMLTELEEQMTAMYEVGLQPASEKLRVTVQKNEAELNLLKARNGLKVAKMYLNQILGQPLDTEIQISHETDDKVKLFNLEDGLVQATNNRNELKILEKQKEISELDAKITRADYLPTVGVSAQYTSYWVKDLYEEIDFQPMLAAQVSIPIFQWGQGKKKQRAAQLKVQQAETDLQHTNDLINLEVMQVKVQVEEAFESIRLAQKSVDEAEESMEETEASFEVGLNTTTDMLNAQAQWVQAKAQLTQTIANFEVLKTKWQSVTGNLYMPEEEK